TCCCCGGCCTCACGAGCATTAAAGATATCGAAGCCGTAACCGATTACCGCACACTCGATATCAGGGGAAAAGTCGAGTACGCCTATCCCGGATTCCACTTATATCACGACGAACTGTTCCAGGGCTATTTTGAACGGACAATCGAGCTGCCATACCCCGTCCGCAGCGACAGGGTCAAAGCGACCTACCACAACGGGCTGCTTATCGTTCAGCTTTACCGCCGGATAAACGGGCAAAAGGAAAAAACCCCAGTAGAGATTCTGGAAAAAGAAGACGATTGAAAGGTCACCAGCAGGCCGGGCCTTATTTTTTTTTGCCAATTTTAAACAAACGTTTATTTAACAGAAAGCTGGGAACATCTCATATGTAACTCTTTTATGGAGGTGTTCAACACGGCAGACCGTTTTAAAACTGGTGAAGAAGCACCGGAAAGCGGCAAGTACCAGTTTGACGGCTTCACTGAAGGAGATACTTCGGATGCAAACTTGACAGAAGATGAGAAAAAACTGGACATGGAAAAAGGGGAACGTT
This genomic window from Bacillus marinisedimentorum contains:
- a CDS encoding Hsp20/alpha crystallin family protein; the protein is MEHTRDLQKYMSSFFGEEFFAQFQGIFNDKYPPVNLYKTENEILCLFSVPGLTSIKDIEAVTDYRTLDIRGKVEYAYPGFHLYHDELFQGYFERTIELPYPVRSDRVKATYHNGLLIVQLYRRINGQKEKTPVEILEKEDD
- a CDS encoding YjzC family protein; amino-acid sequence: MEVFNTADRFKTGEEAPESGKYQFDGFTEGDTSDANLTEDEKKLDMEKGERFPPVPSVNKGAYYVKA